One Lytechinus variegatus isolate NC3 chromosome 11, Lvar_3.0, whole genome shotgun sequence DNA segment encodes these proteins:
- the LOC121424316 gene encoding DNA repair endonuclease XPF-like, translated as MSLLEYENEMFLNAFHEDGLLVVARGLGISRLMLNFLKLYCDPGNLVLVINTTDYEENYLIDELDKAGVKPLPKVITNEYGTNERQGVYMQGGVLFVSSRILVVDLLTQRLAAHLITGVIVNKAHKIIDSCQEAFILRLCRQKNKTAFIKAFSDQPQAFAAGLCKLERVMRNLFVKKLFLWPRFHASVQALMDKHKPDVIELQLTMTPAMVSIQMSILDIIGACIKEVKQGNPSLDSDDLTVENAIGKKSLDIIIRRQLDPIWHTLSSKTKQLVSDLKLLQMLLFYLTQYDCVTFYNFLKTLRGNERAMANNTGWLFLEAAEMMFVHAKRRIYGDPTDSKNKKQKTDKKETAPNTKPTERELLLEENPKWRMLSEVLEEIRQENTGDTSGRVLICASDDRTCAQLREYLCDGSYTLLQRLYYKTLGAGQPFTATAAQASGTSSSNLGGKDARGRGKGERSRGGKVKRKQEDVVTLTQLSRKYGGGQDGQDEDGEADEDDSQRVRLPSTRSIDVDEEIGISSVEAYYDVETTPLTVIHPLHGCRDPYSLTKTLHELKPRYVILYDAEIQFVRQLEVFKACRPDHPLRVYFLIYSGSTEEQKYLTSLRQEKSAFENLIKEKSTMVLPADIDGKDDTSSQLSRDPSLPSATSSRNAGGQAMVTQGQKKVIVDMREFRSELPSLIHKRGIDIEPVTLEVGDYILTPDICVERKSISDLIGSLASGRLYNQALSMTRFYKRPVLLIEFNPNKSFALQTQSTMSNEISYQNLSSKLTLLTLHFPKLRILWCPSPHATAELFEELKIGRSEPDAAVAASITVEEEGAGEGGDESSPLTKQMYNHGPYDMLLKLPGINIKNCWRIMRNVADITELVSLSQERLAEILAHQGNAKFLWDFLHKEGGGEAEGSTSRPGGGGKFAGRGRFGKGGRGFGGGGRGRGGVGRGR; from the exons ATGTCACTATTGGAGTATGAAAATGAGATGTTTCTGAATGCATTTCACGAGGATGGATTACTTGTGGTTGCGCG AGGACTTGGTATTTCTCGTCTGATGCTGAATTTTCTCAAGCTTTACTGTGATCCGGGCAATTTGGTCCTCGTTATTAACACCACTGATTATGAGGAG AACTATCTTATTGATGAATTGGATAAGGCTGGTGTCAAACCACTCCCGAAGGTCATCACTAATGAGTATGGAACCAACGAGAG GCAAGGTGTATACATGCAGGGAGGCGTGTTGTTTGTATCATCCAGAATACTTGTTGTTGATCTCCTCACGCAGAGATTAGCCGCTCACCTTATTACAGGCGTCATCGTCAACAAGGCTCACAA GATCATAGACTCTTGCCAGGAGGCTTTCATCCTGCGTCTATGCCGTCAGAAGAACAAGACAGCTTTCATCAAGGCATTCTCGGATCAACCGCAAGCCTTTGCTGCGGGGCTTTGTAAGCTGGAGAGGGTCATGAGAAATCTCTTTGTCAAGAAACTGTTCCTCTGGCCAAG GTTTCATGCTTCAGTACAAGCCTTGATGGACAAACATAAG CCTGATGTGATAGAGCTTCAGCTGACGATGACCCCTGCTATGGTATCCATTCAGATGTCCATCCTTGATATCATAGGAGCTTGTATCAAAGAGGTCAAACAGGGAAATCCATCA TTGGATTCTGATGACCTGACTGTTGAGAATGCGATTGGAAAGAAATCTCTGGACATTATAATTAGAAGACAACTGGATCCTATTTGGCACACCCTG TCATCGAAGACGAAGCAGCTGGTCAGTGATTTAAAGCTTCTGCAGATGTTATTGTT CTATTTGACACAATATGATTGTGTGACATTCTACAACTTCCTCAAGACTCTCAG AGGCAATGAGCGGGCTATGGCTAATAATACCGGCTGGTTATTCTTGGAAGCTGCTGAGATGATGTTTGTG CATGCTAAGAGGAGGATTTATGGTGACCCAACTGACAGTAAAAACAAGAAACAGAAGACGGATAAAAAGGAGACTGCTCCAAACACCAAACCAACAGAGAGAG AGCTTCTTTTAGAAGAGAATCCCAAATGGAGGATGTTATCGGAAGTTTTGGAAGAAATCAGACAGGAGAATACAGGAG ATACATCTGGTCGTGTGTTGATCTGTGCCAGTGATGATAGGACGTGTGCTCAGCTAAGGGAGTATCTGTGTGATGGTTCCTATACCTTGCTTCAGAGGCTATATTATAAAACACTAGGAGCAGGGCAGCCCTTCACTGCTACTGCTGCTCAG GCTTCGGGTACATCAAGTTCTAATTTAGGAGGCAAGGATGCAAGAGGAAGGGGTAAAGGTGAAAGGTCAAGAGGGGGAAAGGTCAAGAGGAAGCAAGAAGATGTAGTCACTTTGACCCAGCTATCAAGGAAATATGGTGGTGGTCAAGATGGCCAGGATGAGGATGGTGAAGCTGATGAG GATGATTCCCAGAGAGTGAGGTTACCAAGCACCAGATCAATAGATGTTGATGAGGAGATAGGGATATCATCAGTAGAAGCGTACTATGATGTAGAGACCACACCCCTCACGGTGATACACCCCCTCCATGGTTGTAG AGATCCTTATAGTTTAACGAAGACACTACATGAACTGAAACCAAGATATGTAATCCTTTATGATGCCGAGATCCAGTTTGTCAGACAGTTAGAA GTATTCAAGGCATGCAGACCCGACCATCCTCTCCGAGTTTACTTCCTCATCTACTCTGGATCCACAGAAGAACAGAAGTACCTCACCTCACTCAGGCAGGAGAAAAGTGCCTTCGAGAATCTCATCAAAGAGAAGTCT actATGGTACTTCCTGCTGATATAGATGGGAAGGATGACACCTCCAGTCAGCTGTCACGTGACCCATCATTACCATCGGCAACCAGTTCTAGGAATGCTGGGGGTCAGGCGATGGTGACGCAAGGCCAGAAAAAG GTGATTGTTGATATGAGAGAGTTCCGGAGTGAGTTACCATCGTTGATTCATAAGAGAGGCATTGACATCGAACCAGTCACTTTAGAG GTTGGAGACTACATCTTAACCCCCGACATCTGTGTAGAGCGTAAGAGTATCAGTGATCTGATTGGTTCGTTGGCTAGTGGTAGACTCTACAACCAGGCTCTTTCTATGACTAGATTCTACAAGAGACCCGTACTACTCATTGAATTCAATCCAAATAAATCATTTGCTCTCCAG ACTCAGTCTACCATGTCTAATGAGATCTCCTACCAGAATCTATCATCCAAGTTGACCTTACTAACGCTTCACTTTCCAAAGCTTCGCATCCTCTGGTGTCCAAGTCCTCATGCTACAGCAGAACTCTTCGAAGAACTCAAG ATCGGTAGGTCCGAGCCTGATGCAGCCGTGGCAGCTAGTATCACTGTTGAAGAAGAAGGAGCAGGAGAAGGGGGCGATGAATCCTCCCCTCTTACCAAACAGATGTACAACCATGGCCCTTATGATATGCTCCTCAAACTACCAGGCATCAATATCAAGAACTGCTG gaggATCATGAGGAACGTTGCTGACATCACTGAACTTGTTTCACTCTCTCAGGAACGACTAGCCGAGATCCTTGCCCACCAGGGCAATGCCAAGTTCCTCTGGGATTTCCTCCACAAGGAAGGAGGAGGGGAGGCAGAGGGTTCCACCAGCAGACCAGGAGGGGGAGGGAAGTTTGCTGGGAGGGGCAGGTTTGGGAAGGGTGGTAGGGGGTTTGGTGGGGGCGGTAGGGGAAGAGGAGGGGTGGGGCGTGGGAGGTGA